A part of Kryptolebias marmoratus isolate JLee-2015 linkage group LG8, ASM164957v2, whole genome shotgun sequence genomic DNA contains:
- the sephs3 gene encoding selenide, water dikinase 3 yields MRILSPGHAALLSGTQLSASFYTQTCLSCIVCARTGVRAGMSSSSPPPPSEEAVGPAGCYPPGYKPFNPEEHGLDRGFRLTAFSDLKGUGCKVPQEALLKLLSGLEPDRTDGSGKAEDQAPEFVEQLSGPRLGIGLDSCVIPLRHGGLSLVQTTDFFYPLVEDPYMMGRIACCNVLSDLYAMGITECDNMLMLLSVSQKMNEKDRERAMPLMIRGFRDAAEEGGTSVTGGQTVINPWIIIGGVASVVCQPNEFIMPDGAVPGDVLVLTKPLGTQVAVNAHQWLEQPERWNKIKLVVTKEEVKEAYHEAMFSMATLNRTAARLMHKYQAHAATDVTGFGLLGHANNLAAQQKNEVAFVIHNLPIIAKMSAISRAGGNLFSLLQGRSAETSGGLLVCLPREQAAKFCSEMKSNNSAAGGASNGAWIIGIVEKGDRRARIIDKPRIIEVPPRGSQAANQDNSGAGPDLSSLS; encoded by the exons ATGAGGA TCTTGTCTCCTGGCCACGCAGCGCTCCTTTCCGGGACGCAGCTCAGCGCGTCTTTTTACACCCAGACCTGTCTGTCCTGCATTGTGTGCGCTAGAACCGGTGTTCGGGCAGGCATGTCAAGCTCCAGTCCCCCACCTCCCTCGGAGGAGGCTGTGGGACCCGCGGGGTGTTACCCCCCCGGATACAAGCCCTTTAACCCCGAGGAGCACGGCCTGGATCGCGGGTTTCGTCTCACAGCCTTCTCGGACCTAAAGGGATGAGGATGTAAGGTCCCGCAGGAGGCTCTGCTCAAACTCCTGTCGGGACTGGAGCCGGACCGAACCGACGGCTCGGGGAAGGCCGAAGACCAAGCTCCGGAGTTCGTTGAACAGTTGTCCGGCCCGCGGCTCG gtaTTGGTTTGGACAGTTGTGTAATCCCTTTAAGACATGGAGGGCTGTCTCTGGTCCAAACCACCGACTTCTTTTACCCTCTGGTTGAAGATCCATACATGATG GGGAGGATAGCGTGCTGTAACGTCCTCAGTGACCTCTACGCCATGGGCATCACGGAGTGCGACAACATGCTGATGCTGCTGAGCGTCAGCCAGAAGATGAACGAGAAG GACCGGGAGCGAGCAATGCCGCTGATGATTCGAGGGTTTCGTGACGCCGCAGAGGAAGGCGGGACGTCGGTAACCGGCGGCCAGACGGTGATCAACCCCTGGATCATCATCGGAGGCGTCGCGTCCGTCGTCTGCCAGCCCAACGAGTTCATCAT GCCGGACGGCGCCGTGCCGGGAGACGTCCTGGTTCTGACCAAACCTCTGGGCACCCAGGTGGCCGTGAACGCTCACCAGTGGCTCGAACAG cCCGAAAGGTGGAACAAGATCAAGCTTGTCGTCACCAAAGAGGAAGTCAAAGAGGCGTACCACGAGGCCATGTTCTCCATGGCCACCCTGAACCGAACAG CGGCGCGCCTGATGCACAAATACCAGGCTCACGCTGCGACGGACGTGACAGGCTTCGGTCTGTTGGGGCACGCCAACAACCTGGCAGCGCAGCAGAAAAACGAGGTGGCCTTCGTGATCCACAACCTGCCAATCATCGCCAAGATGAGCGCTATCAGTCGAGCCGGAGGAAACCTGTTCAGTCTGCTTCAGGGCAGATCAGCTGAGACGTCTG GTGGACTCCTGGTGTGTCTCCCGAGGGAGCAGGCAGCCAAGTTCTGCTCGGAGATGAAGAGCAACAACTCGGCAGCGGGAGGCGCCTCTAACGGCGCGTGGATCATCGGGATCGTGGAGAAAGGCGACCGCCGCGCTCGCATCATCGACAAGCCTCGCATCATCGAGGTGCCGCCGCGGGGAAGCCAGGCGGCAAATCAGGACAACAGCGGCGCCGGCCCGGACCTGAGCAGCCTGTCATAG